From the genome of Flavobacterium luteolum, one region includes:
- a CDS encoding 4-hydroxy-tetrahydrodipicolinate reductase: MKIGLIGFGKTGKSVASILLENKKFCLEWVLRQSTVLEHRSVPEFFGVQSEEPGLIYSSSKTSIEELLDKHPVDVIIDFSSHQGIYTYGEAAAKKNIKIISAISHYKDKELDFLKKLAKKTTVFWSPNITLGVNYLLFAAKFLKKIAPWVDIEVNEEHFKTKQGTSGTAVKIAEALDVDKENINSVRAGGIVGKHEVIFGFPFQTVRLIHESISREAFGNGVIFVAENLKEKEKGLYNFEDILTPYFTV; encoded by the coding sequence ATGAAAATAGGATTAATCGGATTCGGAAAAACTGGAAAATCAGTAGCTTCAATATTATTAGAAAATAAAAAATTCTGCTTAGAATGGGTTTTAAGACAAAGTACAGTTTTGGAACACAGATCGGTACCAGAATTCTTTGGAGTGCAGTCAGAAGAACCCGGCTTAATCTATTCTAGTTCCAAAACTTCTATCGAGGAATTATTAGATAAACATCCTGTCGACGTTATTATTGATTTTTCATCACATCAGGGAATTTACACGTACGGAGAAGCGGCAGCCAAAAAAAATATAAAAATCATTTCGGCAATCTCACATTATAAAGATAAAGAACTAGATTTTTTAAAGAAACTGGCTAAGAAAACTACAGTATTTTGGTCGCCTAATATTACTTTAGGAGTAAACTATTTATTATTTGCCGCTAAATTTTTAAAGAAAATTGCACCTTGGGTTGATATCGAAGTAAACGAAGAGCATTTTAAAACCAAACAGGGAACATCTGGAACAGCAGTAAAAATTGCCGAAGCACTAGACGTTGACAAAGAAAATATTAATTCGGTTAGGGCAGGAGGAATCGTTGGAAAACACGAAGTTATTTTTGGTTTTCCTTTTCAAACCGTGCGTTTAATTCACGAATCGATTTCGAGAGAAGCTTTCGGGAACGGAGTTATTTTTGTGGCCGAAAATCTAAAAGAGAAAGAAAAAGGATTATATAATTTTGAAGATATTCTGACGCCTTATTTTACGGTTTAA
- a CDS encoding FecR family protein, whose protein sequence is MTSEIIHKYLSNEASEQEVQALFDWIEASEENKKQFIKAKKIWALTTLSSDLSIETVPVIQMKPKNSIRQYLQYAAIFLVFLGLGTTFYLFNSKSETPKEIVLELGDGRLEYISGKKETALLNDKGDLIAKKFPTEIIYFGKVQDQKVIYNTLSVPYGKRFKLKLSDGTIVSLNAGSSLRYPEQFGLNGNRNVYLTGEAFFEVAKDKEHPFVVNANQVDIKVLGTKFNVSAYPENPTVNSTLIEGSIQMSETADPSNVILLEPNQMATWQNNAKKITLKNVDVSLYSAWTKGELAFKDTPFSTIAKIIQRTYDVEIINENSDLARQNFTGTINTSESSVENILDLLKRDTPFNYSIKQKTITITNPR, encoded by the coding sequence ATGACATCGGAAATAATACATAAATACCTTTCTAATGAAGCTTCAGAACAAGAAGTTCAGGCACTTTTTGATTGGATCGAAGCATCAGAAGAAAACAAAAAACAATTTATAAAAGCGAAGAAGATTTGGGCATTGACCACTCTTTCTTCTGATTTATCTATTGAAACGGTTCCAGTAATCCAGATGAAACCAAAAAATAGCATTAGACAGTATTTACAATATGCTGCGATATTTTTAGTGTTCTTGGGGTTAGGAACAACTTTTTACTTATTTAACAGCAAATCTGAAACTCCAAAAGAAATTGTTCTGGAATTGGGCGACGGCCGTCTGGAATATATATCTGGAAAAAAAGAAACTGCATTGTTAAATGACAAAGGTGATTTGATTGCCAAAAAATTTCCGACTGAAATTATTTATTTTGGTAAAGTTCAGGATCAGAAAGTGATTTACAATACGCTTTCGGTTCCGTACGGAAAACGCTTTAAACTTAAACTTTCAGATGGTACTATTGTGAGTTTAAATGCCGGCAGTTCTTTGCGTTATCCGGAACAATTTGGCTTAAACGGAAACAGAAATGTATACTTAACCGGTGAAGCATTTTTTGAAGTAGCCAAAGACAAAGAACATCCGTTTGTTGTAAACGCCAATCAGGTTGATATTAAGGTTCTTGGGACAAAGTTTAATGTGAGCGCTTATCCCGAAAACCCTACTGTTAACAGCACTTTAATAGAAGGAAGCATCCAGATGTCTGAAACCGCAGATCCTTCGAATGTTATTTTGCTTGAGCCAAATCAAATGGCAACTTGGCAAAATAATGCTAAAAAAATTACCCTCAAAAATGTTGATGTTTCCCTTTACTCAGCCTGGACAAAAGGAGAACTGGCATTTAAAGACACCCCATTTTCTACAATCGCTAAAATTATTCAGCGTACCTACGACGTTGAAATTATCAATGAAAATTCTGATTTGGCCAGACAGAATTTTACTGGTACAATAAATACTAGCGAATCTAGTGTCGAAAACATTTTAGATCTGCTAAAACGCGACACGCCTTTTAATTATTCCATTAAACAAAAAACGATTACCATCACCAATCCGCGATAA
- a CDS encoding RNA polymerase sigma-70 factor codes for MNDNARFELDLFHSFKEGDETAFKFFYDKYFRRIQSFSLQFIYDQDEAENLAQEALLHLWQNRENVESVNGIQAFLFTYAKSKCLNLIRHNKVKDKFKNDLLNHKERELDIEVLNSIQFDTLELTELERIIQESISDLPPKTREVFIKKRFENKKNAEIAEEMGVSLKAVEAHMTKALKILKTRLSDYLFLIFILIYNN; via the coding sequence ATGAATGATAATGCCCGTTTCGAATTAGATCTTTTCCATTCCTTTAAGGAAGGCGACGAAACTGCATTTAAGTTTTTTTACGATAAATATTTTAGAAGAATCCAGTCTTTCAGCCTTCAGTTCATTTACGATCAGGACGAAGCCGAAAATCTGGCTCAGGAAGCCTTACTACACTTGTGGCAAAATAGAGAAAATGTGGAATCTGTTAACGGAATTCAGGCTTTCTTGTTTACCTATGCCAAATCAAAATGTTTGAATTTAATTCGCCACAATAAAGTGAAGGATAAATTCAAAAATGACCTCTTAAACCACAAAGAGCGAGAATTGGATATTGAGGTTTTAAACTCCATTCAGTTCGACACTTTAGAATTAACCGAGTTAGAACGTATAATTCAGGAATCTATCAGCGATCTGCCACCAAAAACGCGAGAAGTTTTTATAAAAAAACGTTTCGAGAATAAAAAAAATGCAGAAATCGCCGAAGAAATGGGAGTTTCTTTAAAAGCTGTCGAAGCCCATATGACAAAGGCTTTGAAGATTTTAAAAACCCGATTATCTGATTATTTGTTCTTAATTTTTATCCTTATTTATAATAATTAA
- a CDS encoding succinate dehydrogenase/fumarate reductase iron-sulfur subunit, translated as MKLYLKIWRQFNSSTKGEMTDYEIDGVSEHMSFLEMLDLLNESLIQNGERVIEFDHDCREGICGQCGVMINGRAHGPLKNTTTCQLHMRSFKDGDTIYIEPFRAKAFPVLRDLKIDRKAFDSIIASGGFIGAATGQAPEANSIPISYETAEAAFDAAACIGCGACVASCKNASAALFVGAKITHLALLPQGKLEAQTRAVSMVKQMDEEGFGACSDTRACEIECPQGISVLSIAKMNLEYMKALTFRK; from the coding sequence ATGAAACTTTATCTAAAAATATGGCGCCAGTTTAATTCTTCAACCAAAGGAGAAATGACAGATTATGAAATTGATGGAGTATCAGAACACATGTCGTTTCTAGAAATGCTGGATCTTTTAAACGAATCTCTAATTCAAAATGGAGAACGCGTAATCGAGTTTGATCACGACTGTCGTGAAGGAATCTGTGGGCAATGTGGTGTAATGATAAACGGACGCGCTCATGGTCCTTTAAAAAATACTACAACCTGTCAGCTTCATATGAGAAGTTTTAAGGATGGAGACACTATTTATATTGAACCTTTTCGTGCTAAAGCTTTTCCTGTTCTACGTGATTTAAAAATTGACCGAAAAGCATTTGATTCCATTATCGCTTCGGGAGGTTTTATTGGCGCGGCTACGGGGCAGGCGCCAGAAGCAAACAGTATTCCGATTTCATACGAAACTGCAGAAGCTGCCTTTGATGCTGCGGCCTGTATAGGATGCGGAGCATGTGTGGCTTCGTGCAAAAATGCGAGCGCCGCTTTGTTTGTTGGTGCTAAAATAACGCATTTAGCCCTTTTGCCACAAGGAAAATTAGAAGCACAAACACGTGCGGTTTCGATGGTAAAACAAATGGATGAAGAGGGTTTTGGAGCGTGTTCTGATACAAGAGCCTGCGAAATCGAATGCCCGCAGGGGATTTCGGTGCTTTCTATTGCTAAAATGAATTTAGAATATATGAAGGCTTTGACTTTTAGGAAATAA
- a CDS encoding fumarate reductase/succinate dehydrogenase flavoprotein subunit has product MMESKIPEGPLADKWSLYKSKAKLVNPANRKKLNIIVVGTGLAGASCAASLAEQGYNIKSFCFQDSPRRAHSVAAQGGVNAAKNYKNDGDSTYRMFYDTIKGGDFRSREANVYRLAECSAHLIDHAVAQGVPFAREYAGYLNNRSFGGVQVSRTFYARGQTGQQLLLGAYQALERQASLGKVTLYTRHEMLELVVIDGKAKGIIARNLETGILERHAADAVVLASGGYGKVYYLSTLAMGCNSSAIWRAHKKGAYMAGVSWIQFHPTSLPQHGENQSKLTLMSESLRNDGRIWVPKKAADERTANAIPEEERDYYLERRYPSFGNLAPRDISSRAAKERIDAGHGVGPMKNAIYLDFSDAIKAQGKDKIEAKYSNLFAMYEKITGINAYKEPMLISPSAHFTMGGLWVDYELMTTIPGLFALGEANFADHGANRLGANSLLQACVDGYFIAPYTIPNYLAGELNLPKSDISHPAFEEAEKVVRRQLDRFLHTNGTLSADYFHKKIGRLLYEKCGLSRSRQKLEEALIEIRELKASFEKDLRITGDNTLNSELEKAGRIADYIELAELMCYDALQREESCGAHFREEYQTADGEAVRNDDEFCYVSAWEWKGLNNEPELHKEPLTFESVELAVRSYK; this is encoded by the coding sequence ATGATGGAATCAAAAATACCCGAAGGTCCTCTTGCTGATAAATGGAGTCTTTACAAGTCTAAAGCCAAATTGGTCAATCCCGCAAATCGAAAAAAACTAAATATAATCGTTGTCGGAACAGGTCTTGCAGGTGCTTCATGCGCGGCTTCTCTTGCTGAACAAGGTTATAATATAAAATCCTTCTGCTTTCAGGATTCTCCACGACGCGCACATTCTGTTGCCGCTCAAGGCGGAGTAAACGCTGCCAAAAACTACAAAAATGATGGAGACAGCACCTACAGAATGTTTTATGACACTATAAAAGGTGGCGATTTTAGATCTCGTGAAGCCAATGTTTATCGTTTAGCCGAATGTTCTGCACATCTTATAGATCACGCAGTTGCACAAGGTGTTCCTTTTGCAAGGGAATATGCAGGATATTTAAACAATAGATCTTTTGGAGGCGTTCAGGTTTCTCGAACTTTTTATGCGAGAGGCCAAACCGGACAACAGCTTTTATTGGGCGCTTATCAAGCCTTAGAACGTCAGGCGTCTTTAGGAAAAGTGACTTTGTATACCCGTCACGAAATGCTTGAACTCGTTGTTATCGATGGCAAAGCCAAAGGCATAATTGCACGAAATCTCGAAACTGGAATTTTAGAGCGTCATGCCGCCGATGCTGTCGTTTTGGCTTCTGGCGGTTATGGAAAAGTATATTATCTGTCTACTTTGGCTATGGGCTGCAATAGCTCTGCAATTTGGCGCGCGCACAAAAAAGGCGCTTATATGGCAGGCGTAAGCTGGATTCAGTTTCACCCTACTTCGCTCCCGCAACATGGTGAAAACCAGTCAAAACTGACTTTAATGTCGGAATCGCTTCGAAATGACGGACGCATCTGGGTTCCTAAAAAAGCCGCAGATGAACGAACTGCAAACGCCATTCCCGAAGAAGAACGCGATTATTACTTAGAACGCCGTTATCCTTCCTTTGGAAATCTAGCACCAAGAGATATTTCGTCAAGAGCAGCAAAAGAAAGAATTGATGCCGGTCATGGTGTTGGGCCTATGAAAAATGCGATTTATCTCGATTTCTCGGATGCTATAAAAGCACAGGGAAAAGATAAAATCGAAGCCAAATACAGCAATCTTTTTGCGATGTACGAAAAGATTACAGGCATAAACGCTTATAAGGAACCAATGCTGATTTCGCCATCAGCGCATTTTACCATGGGCGGACTTTGGGTTGATTATGAACTTATGACTACTATTCCTGGTTTGTTTGCCTTAGGCGAAGCCAATTTTGCCGATCATGGTGCCAATCGATTAGGAGCAAATTCACTACTTCAAGCCTGTGTCGACGGTTATTTTATTGCTCCTTATACAATTCCAAACTATCTCGCTGGCGAATTGAATTTACCAAAATCTGATATTTCGCATCCTGCATTTGAAGAAGCGGAGAAAGTAGTGAGAAGACAGCTGGATCGCTTTTTACATACGAACGGAACGCTTTCTGCAGATTATTTCCATAAAAAAATTGGACGACTTTTGTATGAAAAATGCGGTCTTTCGCGAAGCAGACAAAAATTAGAAGAAGCCTTAATCGAAATTCGTGAACTGAAAGCTTCGTTTGAAAAAGATCTCAGAATCACTGGTGATAATACGTTAAACAGCGAACTTGAAAAAGCCGGCCGAATTGCCGATTATATAGAATTAGCCGAATTAATGTGTTACGATGCTTTACAACGTGAAGAATCCTGCGGTGCTCATTTTAGAGAAGAATATCAAACCGCCGACGGAGAAGCTGTCCGCAACGACGATGAATTCTGCTACGTTTCTGCCTGGGAATGGAAAGGTTTAAATAACGAACCAGAACTTCACAAAGAACCTTTAACCTTTGAATCGGTGGAACTTGCAGTGAGAAGCTATAAATAA
- a CDS encoding DUF1810 domain-containing protein, translating to MAYNNNGLLRFLDAQNKLYLTALDEIKNGKKESPWMWFIFPQIKGMGSNDTSKFYEIKNADEAIAFLEHPILGKHLIEITSELVKKEENVSDIFESIDLENLQSCMTLFASVQNTEPIFQEVLHKHFDGSSDFHTLQLLYSNL from the coding sequence ATGGCCTACAACAATAATGGACTGCTTCGTTTTTTAGATGCTCAGAATAAATTGTATTTGACAGCTCTGGACGAAATTAAAAATGGTAAAAAAGAATCTCCTTGGATGTGGTTTATATTTCCGCAGATAAAAGGAATGGGTTCTAATGATACTTCCAAATTTTACGAAATCAAAAATGCCGATGAAGCAATTGCTTTTCTAGAGCATCCAATTCTAGGAAAACATCTTATAGAAATCACTTCTGAACTAGTCAAAAAGGAAGAAAATGTTTCTGATATTTTTGAAAGCATCGACTTAGAAAATCTTCAATCCTGTATGACATTATTTGCGAGCGTTCAAAATACAGAACCAATTTTTCAGGAAGTGCTTCACAAACACTTTGATGGTTCATCCGATTTTCATACACTGCAATTATTATATAGCAATCTTTGA
- a CDS encoding SusC/RagA family TonB-linked outer membrane protein, producing the protein MTFTIQPALRKILFFLALLISGFKGFSQNKLITLHAKNKPISLIIKSIEEQTDFRIIYNARKIDADQLGDLDVNDVSLETALTQLLKDKNISFYIQKKQVLLTSSISDAPNNTVQETQRMISGTVYNAKDRQPLPGASIRIKGTGMGAITDFNGKFVYQLKGSNIENLVLEAGFLGMETQSQKAEDKKTFVFYLQETTDELNPVVITSSYGTTKLKEEIVGSISTLQAKDIAVEQASESFDKMITGQIAGVMVENTSGIGGPVKINIRGQGTLSSLSGAITGTSSQPLIIVDGVVMSEEYAIDSANFNGNGDYAENLANPLMKIAPENIETISVLKDAAAVGIYGADGANGVILITTKKGKKGKTQFGFSNQLGVSSAINQIKYLNGEQYTELRNEFMKNTTPGYVPVSYNGINTDWFNILNRAGIYNKYNFNVSGSTSKFSYRTNVSYTKIDEPQIGNETKQLNAGINLGYNSGKWDINLMLNPSYVQKDAPNIFYSFAYLPTLALYNADGSYANLGVSGTTRGNPLAAIEQNKNEAQTFGLLGSLNLSYKLNKNIRFSTLFGMDYTDKEQDRYFSAANESGQPNGTFMLDGISRPAWGRRVINQRNSTKWNWQGQALFNKQWNETHEIDGVVGFELAEDKTDFNYKAGIGFLNPEYIHKVSEAIRDDNPDTPKDESTDGQSYRNEISYNSRVSLFSQVNYNYKKRYFLLANYRRDQSSVFGDDTDVAHNGGLGAGWIISNENFLNSNSWIDFLKLKASYGTTGNSKIGSYRSKGLYNISQNGYNGDIEATPGAAPNGRLSWEKNTKFNAGFDFNVFKRIELTLEYYYDNKSNLITARDIPTETGYSSIQLNAASMYNKGFELTTRIKWIKSNAFKWTTAFNISTVDSKVTDLKGLGSDYSVANLALAQKIGYSTTTLWGVKWVGVDPATGRDLVQKNGQVYDAKTYGELYTIADWEPIGDKQADAYGGFYNNFTFYNNLTLSIRGDYQIGGDFLASSVLIDQYNVTTNRNLSVNAYDYWRNPGDNVTQSAVTLSPIITNLSKYVYDATYIRISNINLSYNVPLKNTFLDALSVFADATNVAYWYKEKSPKGMNGVREYSYIYPQARTISLGINAKF; encoded by the coding sequence ATGACATTTACGATACAGCCCGCTTTAAGAAAAATTCTGTTTTTCTTAGCCCTCCTCATATCTGGATTTAAAGGATTTTCTCAGAATAAACTCATAACATTACATGCAAAAAACAAACCTATAAGCCTAATTATCAAATCTATTGAAGAGCAAACCGATTTCAGGATCATTTATAATGCTAGAAAAATTGATGCCGATCAGCTTGGTGATTTAGATGTAAATGATGTCAGTTTAGAAACGGCTTTAACGCAGTTATTAAAAGACAAAAATATTTCATTTTACATTCAGAAAAAACAAGTTCTTTTAACGAGTTCAATTTCTGACGCTCCAAATAATACTGTTCAGGAAACGCAGCGAATGATTAGCGGAACGGTTTACAATGCAAAAGACAGACAGCCTCTTCCAGGCGCTTCTATTCGCATAAAAGGAACTGGAATGGGCGCTATAACCGATTTTAACGGAAAGTTTGTCTATCAGTTAAAAGGAAGCAATATCGAAAATCTGGTTCTTGAAGCTGGATTTTTAGGAATGGAAACTCAGTCGCAAAAAGCAGAAGACAAAAAAACGTTTGTTTTTTATCTTCAGGAAACTACCGATGAGCTGAATCCTGTTGTGATTACTTCTTCTTATGGCACTACTAAATTGAAGGAGGAAATTGTTGGAAGTATTTCGACTTTACAGGCAAAAGATATTGCGGTTGAACAGGCTTCTGAAAGTTTTGACAAAATGATTACAGGTCAGATTGCTGGAGTTATGGTTGAAAATACTTCTGGCATTGGTGGTCCGGTTAAAATCAATATTCGCGGACAAGGTACTTTGTCTTCTTTAAGCGGTGCCATTACTGGAACTTCGTCTCAGCCTCTTATTATTGTAGATGGTGTGGTTATGAGCGAAGAATATGCAATTGACAGCGCCAACTTTAATGGAAATGGCGATTATGCCGAAAATCTGGCGAATCCGTTAATGAAAATTGCTCCAGAGAATATTGAAACTATTTCTGTTTTAAAAGATGCTGCAGCGGTTGGTATTTATGGTGCTGACGGAGCGAATGGCGTAATTTTGATTACAACCAAAAAGGGGAAAAAAGGAAAAACACAATTTGGTTTCTCCAATCAGCTTGGAGTTTCTTCTGCCATAAATCAGATTAAATATTTAAACGGAGAACAATATACAGAACTGCGAAATGAGTTCATGAAAAACACTACTCCAGGTTATGTTCCTGTTTCTTATAATGGTATCAATACCGATTGGTTTAATATATTAAATCGTGCAGGAATATACAATAAGTATAATTTTAATGTTTCGGGCTCTACTTCTAAATTTTCGTATAGAACTAATGTAAGTTACACCAAAATCGATGAACCGCAGATTGGCAATGAAACCAAACAGTTAAACGCGGGAATCAATTTGGGTTACAATTCTGGCAAATGGGACATTAACTTGATGCTGAATCCTAGTTATGTCCAAAAAGATGCGCCGAATATCTTTTATAGTTTCGCCTACCTTCCAACCCTTGCCTTGTATAATGCTGATGGTTCTTATGCCAATTTGGGCGTAAGCGGTACAACAAGAGGAAATCCTTTGGCGGCAATTGAGCAAAATAAAAACGAAGCACAGACTTTTGGTCTTTTAGGGAGTTTGAATTTGTCTTATAAACTCAATAAAAATATTCGATTTTCGACTCTTTTTGGAATGGATTATACCGATAAAGAACAGGATCGCTATTTTTCAGCAGCAAATGAAAGCGGCCAGCCTAACGGTACTTTTATGTTAGATGGAATTTCGCGTCCAGCTTGGGGACGTCGTGTTATCAATCAGAGAAATTCTACCAAATGGAACTGGCAAGGACAAGCTTTATTTAATAAACAATGGAACGAAACTCATGAAATTGATGGTGTAGTGGGTTTTGAACTTGCTGAGGATAAAACTGATTTTAATTATAAAGCTGGAATTGGATTTTTAAACCCAGAATACATTCATAAAGTTTCTGAAGCAATACGAGACGACAATCCAGATACGCCAAAAGATGAATCTACAGATGGACAGAGTTATAGAAACGAAATTAGCTATAACTCTAGGGTTTCTTTGTTCTCGCAAGTAAACTACAATTACAAAAAACGCTATTTCTTATTGGCCAATTACCGTCGTGACCAGAGTTCTGTTTTTGGAGATGATACCGATGTGGCTCATAACGGTGGTTTGGGTGCTGGATGGATTATTAGCAATGAAAATTTTCTGAATTCTAATTCTTGGATTGATTTCCTGAAATTAAAAGCCAGTTATGGTACAACAGGAAATTCTAAAATTGGTTCGTACCGATCTAAAGGTTTGTACAATATCAGCCAAAATGGATACAATGGCGATATAGAAGCAACGCCTGGAGCGGCTCCAAACGGCAGATTAAGCTGGGAAAAAAACACAAAATTCAATGCTGGATTTGATTTTAATGTTTTCAAAAGAATCGAATTGACTTTAGAATACTACTATGATAATAAAAGCAATTTAATTACAGCAAGAGACATTCCTACTGAAACGGGTTATAGTTCAATACAATTAAATGCAGCGAGCATGTACAACAAAGGTTTTGAGCTTACTACAAGAATTAAATGGATAAAAAGTAACGCCTTTAAATGGACAACAGCGTTCAATATTTCTACAGTAGACAGCAAAGTAACCGATTTAAAAGGTTTAGGAAGCGACTATTCTGTAGCAAATCTGGCATTGGCACAAAAAATTGGCTACAGCACTACGACATTGTGGGGAGTTAAGTGGGTTGGCGTAGATCCTGCTACAGGAAGAGATCTTGTTCAGAAAAATGGCCAAGTTTACGATGCTAAAACGTATGGCGAATTATACACAATCGCTGACTGGGAACCTATTGGAGACAAACAGGCAGATGCTTATGGAGGTTTCTATAATAATTTTACTTTCTATAATAATCTTACTTTATCGATTAGAGGCGATTATCAAATTGGCGGAGACTTTCTAGCATCAAGTGTTCTTATTGATCAATATAACGTAACAACAAACAGAAATCTTTCTGTAAATGCTTATGATTATTGGAGAAACCCAGGTGATAATGTTACACAATCTGCCGTTACGCTTTCGCCAATTATAACCAACTTAAGCAAATATGTTTATGATGCGACTTACATCAGAATCAGCAATATTAATTTAAGCTATAACGTACCGTTAAAAAATACTTTTCTGGATGCACTTTCTGTTTTTGCCGATGCTACAAATGTGGCGTATTGGTACAAAGAAAAAAGTCCAAAAGGAATGAACGGCGTACGAGAGTACAGTTATATCTATCCGCAGGCAAGAACAATTTCGCTGGGAATTAATGCTAAATTTTAA